From Mus musculus strain C57BL/6J chromosome 17, GRCm38.p6 C57BL/6J, the proteins below share one genomic window:
- the Msh6 gene encoding DNA mismatch repair protein Msh6, whose protein sequence is MSRQSTLYSFFPKSPALGDTKKAAAEASRQGAAASGASASRGGDAAWSEAEPGSRSAAVSASSPEAKDLNGGLRRASSSAQAVPPSSCDFSPGDLVWAKMEGYPWWPCLVYNHPFDGTFIRKKGKSVRVHVQFFDDSPTRGWVSKRMLKPYTGSKSKEAQKGGHFYSSKSEILRAMQRADEALSKDTAERLQLAVCDEPSEPEEEEETEVHEAYLSDKSEEDNYNESEEEAQPSVQGPRRSSRQVKKRRVISDSESDIGGSDVEFKPDTKQEGSSDDASSGVGDSDSEDLGTFGKGAPKRKRAMVAQGGLRRKSLKKETGSAKRATPILSETKSTLSAFSAPQNSESQTHVSGGGNDSSGPTVWYHETLEWLKPEKRRDEHRRRPDHPEFNPTTLYVPEEFLNSCTPGMRKWWQLKSQNFDLVIFYKVGKFYELYHMDAVIGVSELGLIFMKGNWAHSGFPEIAFGRFSDSLVQKGYKVARVEQTETPEMMEARCRKMAHVSKFDRVVRREICRIITKGTQTYSVLDGDPSENYSRYLLSLKEKEEETSGHTRVYGVCFVDTSLGKFFIGQFSDDRHCSRFRTLVAHYPPVQILFEKGNLSTETKTVLKGSLSSCLQEGLIPGSQFWDATKTLRTLLEGGYFTGNGDSSTVLPLVLKGMTSESDSVGLTPGEESELALSALGGIVFYLKKCLIDQELLSMANFEEYFPLDSDTVSTVKPGAVFTKASQRMVLDAVTLNNLEIFLNGTNGSTEGTLLERLDTCHTPFGKRLLKQWLCAPLCSPSAISDRLDAVEDLMAVPDKVTEVADLLKKLPDLERLLSKIHNVGSPLKSQNHPDSRAIMYEETTYSKKKIIDFLSALEGFKVMCKVSGLLEEVAGGFTSKTLKQVVTLQSKSPKGRFPDLTAELQRWDTAFDHEKARKTGLITPKAGFDSDYDQALADIRENEQSLLEYLDKQRSRLGCKSIVYWGIGRNRYQLEIPENFATRNLPEEYELKSTKKGCKRYWTKTIEKKLANLINAEERRDTSLKDCMRRLFCNFDKNHKDWQSAVECIAVLDVLLCLANYSQGGDGPMCRPEIVLPGEDTHPFLEFKGSRHPCITKTFFGDDFIPNDILIGCEEEAEEHGKAYCVLVTGPNMGGKSTLIRQAGLLAVMAQLGCYVPAEKCRLTPVDRVFTRLGASDRIMSGESTFFVELSETASILRHATAHSLVLVDELGRGTATFDGTAIANAVVKELAETIKCRTLFSTHYHSLVEDYSKSVCVRLGHMACMVENECEDPSQETITFLYKFIKGACPKSYGFNAARLANLPEEVIQKGHRKAREFERMNQSLQLFREVCLATEKPTINGEAIHRLLALINGL, encoded by the exons ATGTCCCGACAAAGCACCTTGTACAGCTTCTTCCCCAAGTCCCCGGCACTCGGCGACACCAAGAAGGCCGCGGCCGAGGCCTCACGCCAAGGTGCCGCTGCCTCTGGAGCCTCCGCTTCCCGCGGCGGGGATGCGGCCTGGAGCGAGGCTGAACCCGGGTCCCGGTCCGCGGCGGTATCCGCCTCGTCGCCGGAGGCAAAGGATCTCAACGGAGGGCTGCGGAGGGCCTCCTCCTCCGCGCAGGCCGTGCCTCCCAG TTCTTGTGACTTCTCACCAGGTGATTTGGTTTGGGCTAAGATGGAAGGTTACCCCTGGTGGCCTTGCCTAGTTTATAATCATCCCTTTGATGGAACGTTCATCCGGAAGAAAGGGAAATCTGTCCGTGTTCATGTACAGTTCTTTGATGACAGCCCAACAAGGGGCTGGGTTAGCAAAAGGATGTTAAAGCCATATACAG GTTCAAAGTCAAAGGAAGCCCAAAAGGGAGGTCATTTCTACAGTTCAAAGTCTGAGATACTCAGAGCAATGCAACGTGCAGATGAGGCCTTAAGTAAAGACACGGCTGAGAGGCTGCAGCTGGCAGTGTGTGATGAGCCTTCAGagccggaggaggaggaggagacagag GTGCATGAGGCTTATTTATCTGATAAGAGTGAAGAGGATAATTACAACGAGAGTGAAGAAGAAGCACAGCCCAGTGTTCAGGGGCCTAGGCGAAGCAGCCGGCAAGTCAAGAAGCGACGGGTCATCTCAGACTCGGAGAGTGACATTGGTGGCTCTGATGTAGAATTCAAGCCAGACACTAAGCAGGAAGGAAGCAGTGATGACGCGAGCAGTGGAGTTGGGGACAGCGATAGTGAGGACCTAGGCACCTTTGGCAAAGGCGCTCCAAAGCGGAAGAGAGCCATGGTTGCTCAGGGTGGACTTAGAAGGAAAAGTCTGAAGAAGGAAACAGGCTCAGCCAAACGAGCAACTCCCATTCTCTCAGAAACCAAGAGTACCTTGAGCGCTTTTTCTGCCCCTCAGAATTCTGAATCCCAGACCCACGTCAGTGGAGGAGGTAACGACAGTAGTGGACCCACTGTTTGGTATCACGAAACTTTAGAATGGCTTAAGccagaaaagagaagagatgagCACAGGAGACGCCCCGATCACCCTGAATTTAACCCCACCACACTGTATGTGCCTGAAGAGTTCCTCAATTCTTGTACCCCAGGGATGAGGAAGTGGTGGCAGCTCAAGTCTCAGAACTTTGACCTCGTCATCTTTTATAAGGTGGGGAAGTTTTATGAGTTGTATCACATGGATGCTGTTATTGGAGTCAGTGAGCTGGGGCTGATATTCATGAAGGGCAACTGGGCCCATTCTGGTTTTCCAGAGATTGCGTTTGGCCGGTTCTCGGATTCCTTGGTGCAGAAGGGCTATAAGGTAGCACGAGTGGAGCAGACCGAGACTCCAGAAATGATGGAGGCGCGATGTCGGAAAATGGCACACGTGTCCAAGTTTGATAGAGTGGTGAGAAGGGAGATTTGCAGGATCATTACCAAGGGCACACAGACCTACAGTGTGCTGGATGGTGATCCCTCTGAGAACTACAGTAGGTATCTTCTTAGCctcaaagagaaggaggaagagacttCTGGTCACACTCGTGTGTATGGTGTTTGCTTTGTGGACACTTCACTGGGCAAGTTTTTCATCGGCCAGTTTTCGGATGACCGCCACTGTTCCAGATTTAGGACGCTAGTGGCTCACTATCCTCCAGTACAAATTTTGTTCGAGAAAGGAAATCTCTCAACAGAGACCAAAACTGTCCTAAAGGGTTCACTGTCATCTTGTCTTCAGGAAGGTCTCATACCAGGTTCCCAATTTTGGGATGCCACTAAGACCTTGCGAACACTCCTTGAAGGAGGGTACTTTACTGGAAATGGAGACAGTAGTACAGTGCTGCCTCTGGTGCTTAAAGGAATGACCTCGGAGTCAGATTCTGTTGGGTTGACACCAGGCGAGGAGAGTGAATTGGCTCTCTCTGCTCTAGGTGGTATTGTTTTCTACCTCAAAAAATGCCTGATTGATCAGGAGCTTCTGTCAATGGCTAATTTTGAAGAGTATTTCCCTTTGGATTCTGACACGGTCAGCACAGTAAAACCTGGGGCTGTCTTTACTAAAGCCAGTCAGCGGATGGTGCTAGACGCAGTGACATTAAACAACCTGGAGATTTTCCTGAATGGGACAAATGGCTCTACTGAAGGGACCCTGCTAGAGAGATTGGATACTTGCCATACGCCCTTTGGCAAGCGGCTCTTAAAACAGTGGCTCTGTGCCCCCCTCTGCAGCCCTTCTGCCATCAGTGACCGTCTAGATGCGGTGGAAGATCTGATGGCCGTGCCTGACAAGGTCACTGAAGTTGCAGACCTCTTAAAGAAGCTGCCAGACCTTGAGAGGCTACTGAGTAAGATTCATAATGTTGGGTCTCCCCTGAAGAGCCAGAACCATCCAGACAGCAGGGCTATAATGTACGAAGAAACGACATACAGCAAAAAGAAGATCATTGattttctctctgctctagaAGGATTCAAAGTAATGTGTAAAGTCTCAGGGCTTCTGGAGGAGGTCGCGGGTGGTTTTACGTCCAAAACCCTCAAGCAGGTTGTTACTCTGCAGTCAAAAAGTCCTAAAGGCCGCTTTCCTGACCTGACTGCAGAACTGCAGCGATGGGACACAGCCTTTGACCATGAGAAGGCTCGGAAGACCGGACTCATCACTCCAAAAGCAGGGTTTGACTCTGATTATGACCAAGCACTTGCTGACATCAGAGAGAATGAACAGAGCCTCCTGGAGTACTTAGACAAACAGCGCAGTCGGCTTGGCTGTAAGAGCATAGTCTACTGGGGAATCGGTAGGAACCGTTACCAGTTAGAGATTCCAGAGAATTTCGCTACCCGTAATCTACCTGAAGAATATGAGCTGAAATCTACTAAAAAAGGCTGTAAACGATACTGGACCAAAACGATTGAGAAGAAATTAGCTAATCTTATTAATGCTGAAGAACGCAGGGACACATCCTTAAAGGACTGCATGCGGCGCTTGTTCTGTAACTTCGACAAGAACCACAAGGACTGGCAGTCTGCTGTAGAGTGCATTGCAGTGTTGG ATGTCTTACTGTGCCTGGCTAACTACAGTCAAGGAGGAGATGGTCCTATGTGTCGCCCAGAAATTGTGTTACCAGGAGAAGACACACATCCCTTCTTAGAGTTTAAAGGGTCACGACATCCCTGCATTACAAAGACTTTTTTTGGAGACGATTTTATTCCTAACGACATTCTAATAGGCTGcgaggaagaagcagaggaacATGGCAAAGCCTATTGTGTGCTTGTGACTGGACCAAATATGGGGGGCAAGTCTACACTCATAAGACAG GCTGGTCTGTTGGCTGTGATGGCCCAGCTGGGTTGTTACGTACCTGCTGAGAAGTGCAGGCTCACACCAGTTGACAGAGTGTTTACTAGGCTTGGTGCCTCAGATAGAATAATGTCAG gaGAAAGCACATTTTTTGTTGAGTTGAGTGAAACTGCTAGCATACTCAGGCATGCAACAGCACATTCTTTGGTACTTGTGGATGAATTAG GAAGAGGCACCGCAACTTTTGATGGGACAGCGATAGCCAATGCGGTTGTTAAAGAACTTGCTGAAACCATAAAGTGTCGAACACTGTTTTCTACACACTATCATTCATTAGTAGAAGATTATTCTAAAAGTGTTTGTGTGCGCCTAGGACATATG GCATGCATGGTAGAAAATGAATGTGAGGACCCCAGCCAGGAGACTATTACTTTCCTCTATAAATTCATTAAGGGAGCTTGTCCTAAGAGCTATGGCTTTAATGCAGCAAGGCTTGCTAATCTCCCGGAGGAGGTTATTCAGAAGGGACACAGAAAGGCAAGAGAATTTGAGAGGATGAATCAGTCATTACAGCTATTTCG ggAAGTTTGTCTGGCTACTGAAAAGCCGACTATAAACGGTGAAGCTATCCATAGGCTGCTGGCCTTGATTAACGGATTGTAG